One part of the Solanum dulcamara chromosome 3, daSolDulc1.2, whole genome shotgun sequence genome encodes these proteins:
- the LOC129882288 gene encoding uracil phosphoribosyltransferase isoform X1, whose amino-acid sequence MACHSLIYTHPHPRLPPDPPLTLQPSSSAAASYYRQNLPTLNFHYKKLQGCNFHTRRKSVVCSMAAENKVISGDRMLVFVPPHPLIKHWVSVLRNEQTPCPVFKNAMAELGRLLMYEASRDWLPTIAGEIQSPMGIASVEFVDPREPIAIVPILRAGLALAEHASSVLPATKTYHLGVSRNEETLQPFVYLNKLPDKFPEGSRVIVVDPMLATGGTIVAAIDLIKERGVDNSHIKVVCAVAAPPALTKLSEKFPRLHVYAGILDPTVNEKGFIIPGLGDAGDRSFGT is encoded by the exons atgGCGTGCCACTCCCTTATTTATACCCACCCCCACCCACGTCTACCCCCTGACCCCCCTCTCACTCTACAGCCCTCCTCCTCCGCCGCCGCTTCATACTATCGGCAAAATCTCCCCACACTGAATTTTCATTACAAAAAG TTGCAGGGTTGTAATTTTCATACTCGAAGGAAGAGTGTGGTTTGTTCAATGGCGGCGGAGAACAAAGTGATTTCTGGTGATAGAATGCTG GTGTTTGTTCCGCCACATCCTCTGATTAAGCACTGGGTTTCGGTTCTTCGAAATGAGCAGACGCCTTGCCCCGTTTTCA AGAATGCTATGGCTGAGCTTGGTAGATTGCTTATGTATGAAGCTTCAAGAGATTGGTTG CCTACCATAGCAGGAGAGATCCAGTCACCAATGGGTATTGCATCTGTGGAATTCGTTGATCCAAGGGAACCTATTGCA ATTGTTCCCATCTTGAGAGCTGGTCTGGCTCTTGCAGAGCATGCATCATCAGTTTTGCCAGCAACAAAAACATATCATTTGG GAGTAAGCAGAAACGAAGAAACACTTCAGCCCTTTGTATACTTGAACAA GTTGCCTGATAAATTTCCTGAAGGTTCTCGTGTGATTGTCGTGGATCCAATGCTGGCAACTG GCGGTACAATAGTTGCAGCTATTGACCTAATAAAGGAACGTGGGGTTGACAATAGTCATATTAAAGTG GTATGTGCAGTGGCTGCTCCCCCTGCTCTCACAAAGCTCAGTGAGAAGTTTCCACG ATTACATGTATACGCTGGAATACTTGACCCAACTGTTAATGAGAAAGG GTTTATTATCCCCGGATTGGGAGATGCTGGAGACCGTAGCTTTGGCACATGA
- the LOC129882288 gene encoding uracil phosphoribosyltransferase isoform X2: MACHSLIYTHPHPRLPPDPPLTLQPSSSAAASYYRQNLPTLNFHYKKGCNFHTRRKSVVCSMAAENKVISGDRMLVFVPPHPLIKHWVSVLRNEQTPCPVFKNAMAELGRLLMYEASRDWLPTIAGEIQSPMGIASVEFVDPREPIAIVPILRAGLALAEHASSVLPATKTYHLGVSRNEETLQPFVYLNKLPDKFPEGSRVIVVDPMLATGGTIVAAIDLIKERGVDNSHIKVVCAVAAPPALTKLSEKFPRLHVYAGILDPTVNEKGFIIPGLGDAGDRSFGT, from the exons atgGCGTGCCACTCCCTTATTTATACCCACCCCCACCCACGTCTACCCCCTGACCCCCCTCTCACTCTACAGCCCTCCTCCTCCGCCGCCGCTTCATACTATCGGCAAAATCTCCCCACACTGAATTTTCATTACAAAAAG GGTTGTAATTTTCATACTCGAAGGAAGAGTGTGGTTTGTTCAATGGCGGCGGAGAACAAAGTGATTTCTGGTGATAGAATGCTG GTGTTTGTTCCGCCACATCCTCTGATTAAGCACTGGGTTTCGGTTCTTCGAAATGAGCAGACGCCTTGCCCCGTTTTCA AGAATGCTATGGCTGAGCTTGGTAGATTGCTTATGTATGAAGCTTCAAGAGATTGGTTG CCTACCATAGCAGGAGAGATCCAGTCACCAATGGGTATTGCATCTGTGGAATTCGTTGATCCAAGGGAACCTATTGCA ATTGTTCCCATCTTGAGAGCTGGTCTGGCTCTTGCAGAGCATGCATCATCAGTTTTGCCAGCAACAAAAACATATCATTTGG GAGTAAGCAGAAACGAAGAAACACTTCAGCCCTTTGTATACTTGAACAA GTTGCCTGATAAATTTCCTGAAGGTTCTCGTGTGATTGTCGTGGATCCAATGCTGGCAACTG GCGGTACAATAGTTGCAGCTATTGACCTAATAAAGGAACGTGGGGTTGACAATAGTCATATTAAAGTG GTATGTGCAGTGGCTGCTCCCCCTGCTCTCACAAAGCTCAGTGAGAAGTTTCCACG ATTACATGTATACGCTGGAATACTTGACCCAACTGTTAATGAGAAAGG GTTTATTATCCCCGGATTGGGAGATGCTGGAGACCGTAGCTTTGGCACATGA